A DNA window from Xanthomonas campestris pv. campestris str. ATCC 33913 contains the following coding sequences:
- a CDS encoding site-specific DNA-methyltransferase codes for MATKKTEKHGKSIEQITHTEAKRKNIPTVEHQSVMQHHEQAPVQVAYPRANRQWLEELCALHDAGKVSQEFQQRLNRDLDPQLIWRGKDQQDWSDLVVNAPPLYIQEKVKPKALIDDLRRQTDARREAAAPQQQDMLDLFGDFNGLPEGADRTEFYQHEGHWQNRMILGDSLQVMASLAEREGLRGKVQCIYFDPPYGIKFNSNFQWSTTSRDVKDGNTGHITREPEQVKAFRDTWRDGIHSYLTYLRDRLMVARDLLTESGSIFVQIGDENVHRVRAVLDEVFGEDNFVSMIQVQKTGSQASNLLANTVDFVLWYARTKKKVKYRQLYSDRTAGHVSSDRYDQIELDDGEERRLKRDELDRKVEIPPGRIFRQTSLISSGQASSEQIFVFQNKQYRPGASNHWKTTVSGLGVLAKAGRIAAGASTVHYKRYLNDFSVLPIADRWESLQIGTGLIYVVQTATSVVERCLLMASDPGDLVLDPTCGSGTTAYVAEQWGRRWVTIDTSRVALALARARIMGARYPYYLLADSREGQLKEGEITRCAPSSQPAWGNIVHGFVYERVPHITLKSIANNAEIEVIWDKFRTTLESLREKLSHALGKQWKEWEIPREADAKWSHTAKELHADWWQQRVACQKEIDASIAAKAEFEYLYDKPYGDKKKVRVAGPFTVESLSPHRVLGVDEEDNLIDHVAETQAEYGQDFASLILANLRTAGVQQARKADKIEFTSLEPWPGELVCAEGRYLENGQVKRAGILVGPEFGTVTRADLVDAAREAGDANFDVLIACAFNYDAPASEFSKLGRINVLKARMNAELHMAEDLKNTGKGNLFVIFGEPDVDVLDTQGHSIRRYDGKRDVIEVPADGQLVVRINGVDVFHPSTGEVRSDGADGIACWFLDTDYNEESFFVRHAYFLGANDPYKALKTTLKAEIDPDAWATLNCDTSRPFPKPSNGRFAVKVINHLGDEVMKVFKVN; via the coding sequence ATGGCAACGAAGAAAACAGAGAAGCACGGCAAGAGTATCGAGCAGATCACTCATACCGAGGCCAAACGCAAGAACATTCCGACGGTGGAGCATCAGTCGGTGATGCAGCATCACGAGCAAGCGCCGGTGCAGGTGGCCTACCCACGTGCCAACCGGCAATGGTTAGAGGAACTGTGCGCTTTGCATGACGCGGGAAAGGTCTCCCAGGAATTCCAGCAGCGACTTAACCGCGATCTTGACCCGCAACTCATCTGGCGCGGCAAGGACCAGCAGGATTGGTCGGATCTGGTCGTCAACGCGCCGCCTCTCTACATCCAGGAAAAGGTCAAGCCCAAGGCGCTGATCGACGACCTGCGCCGTCAGACCGACGCGCGCCGCGAAGCCGCCGCGCCGCAGCAGCAGGACATGCTGGATCTATTCGGCGACTTCAACGGCCTGCCCGAAGGCGCGGACCGCACCGAGTTCTACCAGCACGAGGGCCATTGGCAGAACCGTATGATCCTGGGCGATTCCTTGCAGGTGATGGCCAGCCTGGCCGAGCGCGAAGGGTTGCGCGGCAAGGTGCAGTGCATTTATTTCGATCCGCCGTATGGCATCAAATTCAACAGCAATTTCCAGTGGTCAACCACTAGCCGTGATGTGAAGGATGGCAATACCGGCCATATCACTCGCGAACCGGAGCAGGTTAAGGCGTTCAGGGATACCTGGCGCGACGGGATTCATTCGTATCTGACGTATTTGCGTGACCGATTGATGGTGGCGCGGGATTTGTTGACGGAATCTGGGTCGATCTTTGTGCAGATTGGTGATGAGAACGTGCATCGCGTGCGGGCTGTGCTTGATGAAGTTTTTGGCGAAGATAACTTTGTCTCTATGATTCAGGTGCAAAAAACAGGTAGCCAAGCGTCAAATCTTTTGGCGAATACAGTTGACTTTGTTTTGTGGTATGCCCGCACAAAGAAAAAAGTCAAATATCGACAGCTTTACTCGGACCGCACTGCAGGGCATGTTTCTTCCGATCGCTACGATCAAATCGAACTTGACGACGGCGAAGAACGTCGGCTTAAGCGTGATGAATTGGATAGAAAGGTTGAAATTCCGCCAGGCCGAATTTTTCGGCAAACTAGCCTAATATCATCTGGTCAAGCGTCAAGCGAACAAATCTTTGTTTTTCAGAACAAGCAATATCGTCCGGGTGCATCGAATCATTGGAAAACGACAGTCAGTGGTCTTGGCGTTCTTGCAAAGGCAGGGCGTATTGCGGCAGGCGCGTCAACGGTGCACTACAAACGCTATCTTAATGACTTCTCCGTTTTGCCTATCGCAGATCGTTGGGAGTCGCTGCAAATCGGCACGGGCTTGATCTACGTTGTGCAAACCGCAACCTCAGTCGTAGAGAGGTGCCTGTTGATGGCATCCGACCCTGGCGATCTAGTGCTCGACCCTACCTGCGGCTCCGGTACCACCGCCTATGTTGCCGAACAATGGGGACGCCGGTGGGTGACCATCGACACAAGTCGCGTCGCGTTAGCACTGGCCCGCGCGCGGATAATGGGAGCGCGCTACCCGTATTATCTACTGGCCGATTCCCGCGAAGGTCAATTGAAGGAGGGCGAGATTACCCGCTGCGCGCCCTCCAGCCAGCCCGCCTGGGGTAACATTGTCCACGGCTTCGTCTATGAACGCGTGCCACACATCACGCTCAAATCCATCGCCAACAACGCCGAGATTGAAGTCATCTGGGACAAGTTCCGGACTACGCTGGAGTCGCTGCGCGAAAAGCTGAGCCATGCACTCGGCAAGCAGTGGAAGGAGTGGGAGATTCCGCGCGAAGCCGATGCAAAATGGAGCCATACCGCGAAAGAGTTGCATGCCGACTGGTGGCAGCAACGAGTCGCCTGCCAAAAGGAAATTGACGCCTCGATCGCGGCCAAGGCCGAGTTCGAGTACCTCTACGACAAACCCTACGGGGACAAGAAGAAGGTGCGAGTGGCGGGCCCCTTCACGGTTGAATCGCTTAGTCCGCACCGCGTATTGGGCGTGGACGAGGAAGACAACCTGATTGACCATGTGGCCGAGACCCAAGCCGAATACGGTCAGGACTTTGCCAGCCTGATCCTGGCCAACCTGCGCACCGCCGGTGTGCAGCAGGCACGCAAGGCCGACAAGATCGAATTCACCTCACTAGAGCCGTGGCCGGGCGAACTGGTCTGCGCCGAAGGCCGCTACCTCGAAAATGGACAGGTGAAGCGTGCCGGCATCCTAGTTGGTCCGGAATTTGGCACGGTCACCCGCGCTGACCTAGTTGATGCCGCCCGCGAAGCGGGTGATGCCAACTTCGATGTACTAATTGCCTGCGCCTTTAACTACGACGCTCCTGCCAGCGAGTTCAGTAAGCTGGGCCGCATCAATGTACTCAAAGCGCGCATGAATGCCGAGCTACACATGGCCGAAGACCTGAAGAACACCGGCAAGGGCAATCTGTTCGTGATCTTCGGCGAGCCGGATGTGGACGTGCTGGACACACAGGGTCACAGCATCCGCCGATACGATGGCAAGCGTGACGTTATCGAGGTACCTGCCGACGGGCAACTGGTGGTGCGCATCAACGGCGTGGATGTATTCCATCCCAGCACCGGTGAAGTGCGTAGCGACGGTGCAGACGGCATCGCCTGCTGGTTTTTGGATACCGACTACAACGAGGAATCCTTCTTCGTCCGCCATGCCTACTTCCTCGGCGCGAACGACCCGTACAAGGCTCTGAAGACTACCCTCAAAGCTGAAATCGACCCCGACGCCTGGGCAACGCTCAACTGCGACACCTCGCGCCCTTTCCCGAAACCGAGTAACGGTCGGTTTGCGGTGAAGGTCATCAATCACCTCGGTGATGAGGTGATGAAGGTATTTAAGGTGAACTGA
- a CDS encoding UvrD-helicase domain-containing protein, translated as MEFRIADTFTTSLARLTGDEQKAAKTTAFDLQVNPSGKGMSFHKLDRAKDLNFWSVRVSRDIRLIVHKTAGSLLLCYVDHHDRAYQWAERRKLEVHPTTGAAQLVEIRERVEEILVPKYVEDRASATRPKPKFFEKYSDAQLLAYGVPQEWLGDVKASDEDSLLDLADHLPGEAAEALLELATGGTPALPEVASKGADPFQHPDAQRRFRVMSDMDELVRALEYPWDKWTVFLHPAQRQLVERNYNGAARVSGSAGTGKTVVALHRAVHLAHKDEDARVLLSTFSDTLANALRGNLYRLIWNTPKLGERIDVAAMEAIGIRLYSAEFGKPVFASRDEISTLLKAAAMQVDGLKANTAFMLSEWEDVVDTWQVDDWESYRDAKRLGRKTRLPEVQRALYWQAFAQVKSQLEQAGKITAAEMFARLAEVMPKRKHPVFDYIVVDEAQDISVQQLRFLATISGNRANALFFSGDLGQRIFQTPFSWKHLGVDVRGRSRTLNINYRTSHQIRLQADRLLGPDVSDVDGNVESRKGTISVFNGPEPTICSYADADAEIQAVGVWLKQCNSSGVLPQEIGLFVRSESELSRAQAAVKAADLQGRALGKDMATEESFVTITTMHLAKGMEFRVVAVMACDDEIIPSQMRIDTAADEADLTEIYNTERQLLYVACTRARDQLLVSAVKPESEFLRDLVQE; from the coding sequence ATGGAATTCCGGATCGCCGATACGTTTACTACCAGCCTTGCCCGCTTGACCGGTGATGAGCAGAAGGCCGCCAAGACCACCGCGTTCGATTTGCAGGTTAATCCGAGCGGCAAGGGTATGAGCTTTCATAAGCTCGACAGGGCCAAAGACCTGAATTTCTGGTCAGTGCGCGTCAGCCGTGACATCCGTCTGATCGTTCACAAAACAGCGGGCAGCCTGTTGCTGTGCTACGTCGATCACCACGACAGGGCCTATCAATGGGCCGAGCGGCGCAAGCTTGAGGTGCATCCGACGACCGGCGCGGCACAACTCGTCGAGATCCGCGAACGTGTCGAGGAAATCCTCGTTCCGAAGTACGTCGAGGATCGTGCATCGGCTACGCGCCCTAAGCCGAAATTTTTCGAAAAATACAGTGATGCGCAATTGCTGGCCTATGGCGTGCCGCAGGAATGGCTAGGCGATGTAAAGGCTAGCGATGAGGATTCGCTGCTGGATTTGGCTGATCACCTGCCGGGCGAAGCGGCCGAGGCGCTGCTCGAACTTGCGACCGGCGGTACGCCTGCGTTGCCGGAAGTGGCGAGCAAAGGAGCAGACCCATTCCAGCACCCCGATGCGCAACGCCGCTTCCGCGTCATGTCTGATATGGACGAGTTGGTTCGCGCCCTTGAGTATCCATGGGACAAATGGACTGTGTTCCTACATCCGGCACAGCGGCAACTCGTCGAACGGAATTACAACGGAGCGGCGCGCGTGTCCGGCTCGGCGGGCACGGGAAAAACTGTGGTGGCTTTGCACCGCGCTGTGCATCTGGCACATAAAGATGAAGACGCACGTGTTCTGCTTTCCACGTTTTCCGATACCCTGGCCAACGCGTTGCGCGGCAATCTGTACCGACTTATCTGGAACACTCCTAAGCTCGGCGAGCGTATCGACGTGGCTGCGATGGAGGCTATCGGTATTCGCTTGTATTCAGCGGAATTTGGCAAGCCAGTATTCGCTAGCCGGGATGAAATTTCCACTCTGCTGAAGGCTGCCGCCATGCAAGTCGATGGCCTGAAAGCCAACACTGCATTCATGCTCTCCGAATGGGAGGACGTGGTAGACACCTGGCAGGTCGATGACTGGGAGAGTTACCGGGATGCCAAGCGGTTGGGCCGAAAGACGCGCCTACCGGAGGTGCAGCGCGCCTTGTATTGGCAGGCATTCGCCCAAGTAAAGTCACAGTTGGAACAGGCTGGCAAGATCACTGCCGCTGAAATGTTCGCTAGGCTTGCCGAAGTCATGCCCAAGCGTAAGCATCCGGTATTCGATTACATCGTGGTGGATGAGGCGCAGGACATTAGCGTGCAACAATTGCGCTTCCTTGCAACGATTTCCGGCAATCGCGCCAATGCACTCTTTTTCTCTGGCGACCTCGGCCAACGCATCTTCCAGACGCCGTTCTCGTGGAAACATCTGGGTGTTGATGTGCGTGGTCGATCGCGCACGCTCAATATCAATTACCGTACGTCACACCAGATTCGCTTGCAGGCCGACCGGCTACTCGGCCCCGATGTATCTGATGTGGACGGAAACGTCGAAAGCCGTAAGGGCACAATTTCCGTGTTCAATGGGCCGGAGCCGACCATCTGCAGCTATGCCGATGCCGACGCGGAAATCCAGGCTGTCGGTGTATGGTTGAAACAATGCAATAGCAGTGGCGTGCTGCCGCAGGAAATAGGTCTCTTTGTCCGGTCCGAAAGTGAATTGTCTCGCGCACAAGCGGCAGTAAAGGCCGCTGACCTGCAAGGGCGCGCACTTGGTAAGGACATGGCCACGGAAGAGAGCTTCGTCACTATTACCACCATGCATTTAGCCAAGGGCATGGAATTTCG